In Candidatus Electrothrix scaldis, the genomic window CATCGGTAGCCTTCATGAGACGCATCATCAGACCGGTCGGCTTGCAGTAGTTGGGGTTGACATCCTGATGGGTGGTTGCACCTACGTGCTCCAGGTAGCGGGTTACCGGGGCGTAGATCTCAGCAGCCAGCTCTTCAGCAGTCTGCGCCAACTCAGGCTGGAAATCAGCGTTGTCACGACAGTATTTCACCATCTGCTTACCAACGATACGACCTTCGGTGTGTGAACCAGAGGAAAACTTATGACCAGAAGCACCAACACCATCACCAGCGGTGAACAGACCATCAACGGTGGTCATACGGTTGTAGCCCCATTTGTACTGATGTGAACGAGGACCATCAACGGTCGGAACCCAATCTTCGTCCGGTCCAGAGGTCCAGATACCGCAACAACCGGAGTGAGATCCGAGCATGTACGGTTCGGTCGGCATAATTTCAGAACCAACTTTCTCCGGCTCAATGTTCATACCGGCCCACAGACCAGCCTGACCAACGGACATATCCAGGAAGTCTTCCCAAGCCTCAGACTCAAGATGCTTCCAGAATTTCTTTACGGACTTCTCGTCCATGCCAGCGTCACGACGCTCATCCAAGAAGGCGTTCAGCGCTACGTCGGTAGCCATGTAGATCGGACCACGTCCTTCCTTCAGCTCATTAAGCATCAGGTGGTTACGCAGACAGGTCGGGGTAACAGCAGACTGACCGTAAGGCATGAACTTAGACAGCTCTTCCTTTACAGCGTCGGTATTGGCGTAGAACTCACCGTTACCATTCTGTACTTTAGCCTTGAACAGAAGGAACCAAGCACCAACAGGACCATAACCATCTTTGAAACGAGCCGGGGTGAAACGATTTTCCATCATGGTCAGGGTAGCACCAACCTGAGCACACATGGTGTAGGTAGAACCTGCGTTCCATACTGGGTACCATGCACGACCTTTACCCTCACCAGTAGAACGAGGACGGAAGATGTTTACCGCACCACCGCAAGCTACCAGAGCAGTCTTACATTTGAATACATGAACTTTGTTCTCACGGGTAGAGAAACCAACAGCACCAGCAATGTGGTTCTCTTTGTTCTTGTCGAGCAGCATCTTAACGATGAAGATACGCTCCATGATGTTCTCTTCACCCAGAGCCTTCTTAGCAGCCTCAGCAACGATGCACTTATAAGACTCACCGTTGATCATGATCTGCCATTTACCGGTACGTACAGGCTGTCCACCCTCACGCAGGGTCGGAGCAGGCTTAGCACCGTCCAGGTTCTCGCCGTTCTCGTCTTTCTTCCAAATGGGCAGACCCCACTCTTCGAACAGCTTAACAGACTCATCCACGTGACGTCCGAGATCGTAGATCAAATCCTCACGAACAACGCCCATCAGGTCGTTACGGACCATCTTTACGTAGTTCTCAATCTCATTCTCACCGATATAGGTGTTGATAGCAGAAAGCCCCTGAGCAACAGCACCAGAACGTTCCATGGACGCTTTATCAACCAGCTGAATTTTCAGATCAGCAGGTGCCCACTTTTTGATCTCAAAAGCTGCACCACAAGCTCCCATACCGCCACCGACGATCAGCACATCAGTCTCATGCTCTACAATCTCAGGGTTGGCAATAGCAGCCAGCTCACCTTTCGGCTTATTTGGTAACGCCATATTCAAATCTCCTTATATATCAAACATTAGAAATATTATATCTACTCAGTACTAAGCAAGCATGGTGGGCTTTTTCAGCTCAGTCTCAAGCGTCAGGCACTCGTCATCCAGATTTACACCTTTCTCATCAGGATAAGCGTTAGCACTACCTTCAGCAGTTGTGCGGATCGGGAACTTAAAACGCTTGACATTGCCGTTACGGAATTTGATGGTCCACATAATGGAGTCAGAAGAACGCATAGGATGTACCTGACCGCCCATCGGTACGAAGTCATCATAACCGCGAACAGCGATAGCACCCTGCGGACAGATCTTAACACAGGAGTAACACTCCCAGCATGCATCCGGTTCCTGATTGTACGCCTTCATCTCTTCGGTGTTCAGCACCATCAGGTCATTGGGGCAGATGTACATACAAGCGGTTTTATCACCACCCTTGCAACCATCACATTTCTCTGGATTTACGTAACTTGGCATTTAACTACCTCCTCATAGGATTTTCATTATGATAGCGCTCATCCGCCATCACATTAAGATCTACCACAAAAAATTAAACTCAAAGATCCACCGCATTCAATTAGCATCCCGAGGGAGAGCAAATCAAGGTATTGCGTCTGCTATCTTTGTATTTCGTCCTAAAAATTTTATATTCACTCCTTACAACAATCACTGGATTATCTCTGGAGTGAGTCCTTTAATAATTTGTTGTTTGACGAATGTCAAGGAAAAATCGAATACCTCTTCATGCAAGTACCTGTTATCCTTTTTATCAAAAAAACTCATGATTTCTATCAAAAAACCATCAAAGTCATCTGTTTTTACCGTAATCTGAATAATAATCAGGAGGTCAGATGCTTTTCAAGGACGTTCCAACAGCACCCTGCTTGTGAATGAATAAAGCACACCTCTGTAAGGGCTGGGCAAGGACCGCTTCACAAAATCTATCTTGACAGAATTAAGGCAAAGGGGTACGAGTGTATCTATTTGGTTTCGTCGTACCTTATGGAGTTTTTTCGTTTACCATTTTTATATCCTTATAGCAATTCGCTGATAACGAGAACCTTCCTCCTTACACATGCATCTCCAGGGAAGACATTTACCATGAATAATTCCTCTAAGCGCCCCCAACGAGGCCTGACCCGTCGTTCCTTTCTTCATATAGCGGCCCTTGCCGGTTGTGTCGGTGCTGCCCGCTTTTTTCCTTTTTCTTCTGATGATCCCCAGATTATCACCGTTCGTGAGTCCTTTCCTCTGATGGGGACCCAGCTCAACCTCACGGTGTACAGCCCGGACCGGGATCAAGCCGAGGCAGCAATCACGGCCATGATGACTCGTATGCAGGGCCTTGAAGGCAAACTCTCCCGCCACCAGCAGACAAGCGAGGTCGCGGTACTGAACCGCACCGGTTCGCTGAATCAACCGAGCAAGGAACTTCTCGCCGTCCTTGAGCTTGCTAATACTGTTCATAAGAAAACGGCAGGTGCTTTTGATATCACGGTGCTTCCTCTCCTGACCCTGTATCAGCAGCAAAAACAGGCCTTGATCACGCAAAGCACCCTTGTCCAGAGCCTAGTCCAGAACATCGGCCAGGAACAGCTTCAGCTCACCTCCTCTCAGGTTCGTTTCGCCAGCAAGGACGCAGTAAATAACACAGCCGGGAACGCGGGAGACCTCGGAATAACCCTGGACGGCATCGGTAAGGGCTATATCGTGGATCAGGGGGTTGCCACTCTGAAATCTTTTGGTTTTCAGCAGGTATTAGTGGAAGCTGGCGGCGATCTGCTGGTTACCGGCGGCAAGCCTCACGGAGCACCCTGGCAAATCGGCATCAAAAAACCGCGCCCGGAGATGCCCGGTGAGTTACTTACCGTTGCCGGTGAAGATATGGCCGTGGCCACCTCCGGTGATTATTTCCAACCCTTCAGCCCGGACCTGCTTTCTCATCATATCCTCAATCCTAAAACCGGCTTTTCCCCACCCGAACTGGCAAGCTGCACTATAACGGCCCCCAATGCGGCCTTGGCCGATGCCTTAGCAACGGGCTGTATGGTGCTGGGGACTAAAGACAGTATAGATATGCTGTCAGATATGCCAGGCTGCGAGGGACTGTTCATCGGAAAGGATTTATCTGTTCATAAAACTAAGGGATTTGCGGGCTGAGATGGCTTCTTCCAGAACGGAGTTCACCATAAGCAAGGGGCTTGATATCCCTATCAGCGGAGCACCGGAGCAAAGTATCCAGAAGGGTAACCCGGTCACCGAAGTGGCCCTGCTCGGTATTGATTATGTTGGCCTGAAACCCACCATGAAGGTGCGAGTAGACGATCAGGTGGCAACGGGACAACTTCTTTTTACGGATAAAAAAAATCCCGGCGTTCGCTTTACCGCCCCTGCTCCAGGTAAGGTAAAGGCCATCAATCGCGGATTTCGTCGTCGCTTTGAATCCCTGGTGATCAAACTGGAGGGAGAAGAACGGCATATCTTTACCCCGCCCTGCCCTGCCCCAGAGCAACTCCCTGATAGAGAGACCATCAAGAACGTTCTTATTGAATCCGGACAATGGACAAGCCTGCGGGCACGTCCCTACGGCAAAGTGCCCTCCCCCAATGCGGAAGCGACCTCCCTCTTTATCACGGCTATCGACACTCAGCCCTTAGCAGCAGATCCATCAATCATCATTAACGAGTACCGGGATGATTTTATCTTAGGGCTGAACGCTCTTCAAACCCTGACAGCCAAAACCTTTCTCTGTTGCTCTCAGGACATAAATCTACGGAGAGCTGACCTCCCGAATATCGAGGTGGCTCATTTTTCCGGCCCCCATCCTGCCGGGCTGGCTTCAACCCATATCCATTTTCTTGATCCGGTGCATTCCGGCAAAGAGGTCTGGCATATCGGCTATCAGGATGTTATCGGGGTTGGTTACCTCTTCCGCACCGGTAGGCTCTGGGAGGAACGAGTTGTCGCCCTCACAGGGCCGTCCATGCAACGTCCGCGTTTAATAAAAACCTTGGCCGGGGCCTCTGTTCTTGAGCTTTGTCAGGATGAGCTTGCTGATT contains:
- a CDS encoding FAD:protein FMN transferase, with amino-acid sequence MNNSSKRPQRGLTRRSFLHIAALAGCVGAARFFPFSSDDPQIITVRESFPLMGTQLNLTVYSPDRDQAEAAITAMMTRMQGLEGKLSRHQQTSEVAVLNRTGSLNQPSKELLAVLELANTVHKKTAGAFDITVLPLLTLYQQQKQALITQSTLVQSLVQNIGQEQLQLTSSQVRFASKDAVNNTAGNAGDLGITLDGIGKGYIVDQGVATLKSFGFQQVLVEAGGDLLVTGGKPHGAPWQIGIKKPRPEMPGELLTVAGEDMAVATSGDYFQPFSPDLLSHHILNPKTGFSPPELASCTITAPNAALADALATGCMVLGTKDSIDMLSDMPGCEGLFIGKDLSVHKTKGFAG
- the aprB gene encoding adenylyl-sulfate reductase subunit beta, producing MPSYVNPEKCDGCKGGDKTACMYICPNDLMVLNTEEMKAYNQEPDACWECYSCVKICPQGAIAVRGYDDFVPMGGQVHPMRSSDSIMWTIKFRNGNVKRFKFPIRTTAEGSANAYPDEKGVNLDDECLTLETELKKPTMLA
- the aprA gene encoding adenylyl-sulfate reductase subunit alpha yields the protein MALPNKPKGELAAIANPEIVEHETDVLIVGGGMGACGAAFEIKKWAPADLKIQLVDKASMERSGAVAQGLSAINTYIGENEIENYVKMVRNDLMGVVREDLIYDLGRHVDESVKLFEEWGLPIWKKDENGENLDGAKPAPTLREGGQPVRTGKWQIMINGESYKCIVAEAAKKALGEENIMERIFIVKMLLDKNKENHIAGAVGFSTRENKVHVFKCKTALVACGGAVNIFRPRSTGEGKGRAWYPVWNAGSTYTMCAQVGATLTMMENRFTPARFKDGYGPVGAWFLLFKAKVQNGNGEFYANTDAVKEELSKFMPYGQSAVTPTCLRNHLMLNELKEGRGPIYMATDVALNAFLDERRDAGMDEKSVKKFWKHLESEAWEDFLDMSVGQAGLWAGMNIEPEKVGSEIMPTEPYMLGSHSGCCGIWTSGPDEDWVPTVDGPRSHQYKWGYNRMTTVDGLFTAGDGVGASGHKFSSGSHTEGRIVGKQMVKYCRDNADFQPELAQTAEELAAEIYAPVTRYLEHVGATTHQDVNPNYCKPTGLMMRLMKATDEYGGGVATYYMTSGKLLNICLDLLRMLREDAEKMAAGDLHELMRAWENYHRIWCVETHIRHIEFRKESRYPGFYYRSDFPTCDDENWKAFVNSTFDPKTQEWKCEKVECINIVETDPWI
- a CDS encoding Na(+)-translocating NADH-quinone reductase subunit A — translated: MASSRTEFTISKGLDIPISGAPEQSIQKGNPVTEVALLGIDYVGLKPTMKVRVDDQVATGQLLFTDKKNPGVRFTAPAPGKVKAINRGFRRRFESLVIKLEGEERHIFTPPCPAPEQLPDRETIKNVLIESGQWTSLRARPYGKVPSPNAEATSLFITAIDTQPLAADPSIIINEYRDDFILGLNALQTLTAKTFLCCSQDINLRRADLPNIEVAHFSGPHPAGLASTHIHFLDPVHSGKEVWHIGYQDVIGVGYLFRTGRLWEERVVALTGPSMQRPRLIKTLAGASVLELCQDELADSQARLLAGSVLNGHGMGEENVHGYLGRYQQQVCALPEKDSSGLLNWLRLGGDRYSSLPIFLSAFTKKAGSKFPLSTASWGGKRAILPMGTYEQVMPLNLIATALLKAIATGNTEKAAALGCLELIEEDLALCSFVCPGKNNFGPMLREVLTRIEEDG